In Candidatus Bathyarchaeota archaeon, one DNA window encodes the following:
- the nuoH gene encoding NADH-quinone oxidoreductase subunit NuoH: MMVNIIQSLLNFVVEFLTFNAKPLLQIYVLPGLAFILLFGVVAVWFERKFLARAMLRVGPYYCGGRSGVLQLIADFVKLLLKEIIVPKDMNFFFFAIMPVLIATIPSLAILLIPFDVNWVLWNIGGLGLPMFFAIAGVAPLIPVLAGWASNNKYSFIGAFRVAYMYISAEIPLVLCGAAVAIMAGSFNLVKIVQAQQNLWFAVPQFIGFVIFFLGVIIESERAPFDIPVAETEIVFGWRTEYSGILFGFTMLAEYVMFQAWTLLFVTLYLGGFNGPVIFGSVMLSHIIWMLVKFSVVVIVIILIRCVFPRYRLDQMLELGWKYLTPLAVLNLFFVLALKLWGIY, encoded by the coding sequence ATGGTGAATATTATCCAATCTCTTTTGAATTTCGTCGTTGAATTCCTAACCTTCAATGCTAAACCTCTTCTCCAGATCTACGTTTTACCCGGTCTTGCTTTCATTCTATTATTCGGGGTTGTTGCTGTCTGGTTTGAGAGAAAATTTCTCGCCAGAGCAATGCTCAGGGTGGGCCCTTATTACTGCGGTGGACGGTCTGGAGTGTTACAGCTGATTGCGGACTTTGTCAAGTTATTATTGAAGGAAATCATCGTCCCCAAAGACATGAACTTTTTCTTCTTTGCAATTATGCCGGTTTTGATCGCAACGATACCAAGCTTAGCCATCTTATTAATCCCTTTTGATGTGAACTGGGTCCTATGGAATATAGGTGGCTTGGGATTACCCATGTTCTTCGCCATCGCGGGGGTTGCTCCATTGATCCCAGTCTTAGCGGGATGGGCTTCGAATAACAAATACAGTTTCATAGGGGCCTTTAGGGTCGCCTATATGTACATCAGCGCGGAGATCCCTTTGGTTCTATGTGGGGCTGCGGTCGCCATCATGGCTGGTAGCTTTAACCTAGTAAAGATTGTCCAAGCTCAGCAGAATCTGTGGTTTGCGGTGCCCCAATTCATAGGTTTTGTAATCTTTTTCCTTGGCGTCATTATCGAGTCTGAGAGGGCACCTTTCGACATCCCTGTTGCCGAGACGGAAATAGTCTTCGGATGGAGGACAGAGTATAGCGGAATCCTTTTCGGTTTCACTATGTTGGCAGAGTACGTGATGTTCCAGGCTTGGACCCTACTTTTTGTAACTCTCTATCTGGGAGGGTTCAACGGCCCTGTCATCTTCGGCAGTGTTATGCTAAGCCACATTATCTGGATGCTGGTAAAGTTCTCTGTTGTCGTGATTGTCATAATCCTAATCAGATGCGTTTTTCCGAGGTACCGACTAGATCAGATGCTTGAGCTTGGTTGGAAATACCTTACGCCATTGGCGGTGCTCAACCTATTTTTTGTGCTGGCACTAAAACTGTGGGGGATCTACTGA
- a CDS encoding 4Fe-4S binding protein, whose product MKLFKKIIKPFLTVAPYVLKNSQTIAYPTERLIFSQRFRGRHKFYFERCISCNTCVRVCPCNSIILVEADGHEGTYPQIDYQTCSSCGYCVEFCPTFALENTDFVEFSVKNRANLVYSPEMLTEVPDLKEVLPRLKRRTKRYMTKTEVKYKKVSDE is encoded by the coding sequence ATGAAGCTATTCAAAAAAATAATCAAACCGTTCCTTACTGTGGCACCTTATGTGCTCAAGAACAGCCAGACCATCGCATACCCGACGGAGCGTCTCATATTCTCCCAACGGTTCCGTGGACGCCACAAGTTCTACTTCGAACGTTGTATCAGCTGCAACACATGCGTCCGGGTCTGCCCATGCAATTCAATTATTCTCGTCGAGGCGGACGGCCATGAGGGAACGTATCCCCAGATCGACTATCAGACATGTAGTTCCTGTGGGTATTGCGTAGAATTTTGCCCAACGTTCGCCCTTGAGAATACCGATTTTGTGGAATTCTCTGTTAAGAATCGGGCTAACTTAGTTTACTCTCCGGAGATGCTCACTGAGGTCCCCGACCTCAAGGAGGTCCTTCCGAGACTCAAAAGGAGGACAAAGAGGTATATGACGAAGACAGAGGTCAAATACAAGAAGGTGAGCGACGAGTGA
- a CDS encoding NADH-quinone oxidoreductase subunit J: protein MIELLLVLVLTVISAGLSVTMPNIVYGVFFLLCTNVALAIAYYILGAPTVALFQLAIFAGAIVVFFIITVMLTKSGDMEITEEVEA from the coding sequence GTGATAGAACTCCTTCTCGTCCTGGTACTTACAGTTATCAGTGCTGGGCTGTCAGTGACGATGCCCAATATTGTGTATGGAGTCTTCTTCCTATTATGCACCAATGTTGCCCTCGCAATTGCCTATTATATTCTAGGGGCACCCACTGTGGCTCTGTTTCAACTCGCGATCTTTGCAGGAGCTATTGTGGTCTTCTTCATTATCACAGTGATGCTCACAAAGTCTGGCGATATGGAGATAACCGAGGAGGTTGAGGCATGA
- a CDS encoding NADH-quinone oxidoreductase subunit K, translating into MTPINALILTTILMIVVGLGCLMFKRDMVRLLFGVEILFNAANLFFIALATQNPGMIDPFAHSVVNMAIVLDGTVIAVGLTMVLNVYKHYKTIDIRKLRRLKW; encoded by the coding sequence ATGACCCCCATTAATGCGCTCATTCTCACCACGATTCTGATGATCGTGGTCGGTCTAGGGTGCCTTATGTTCAAGAGGGATATGGTCAGGCTCCTCTTCGGGGTGGAAATCCTATTCAACGCTGCAAACCTGTTTTTTATTGCCTTAGCCACCCAGAACCCGGGCATGATCGATCCCTTTGCTCACTCCGTGGTTAACATGGCCATCGTCCTTGATGGGACAGTAATCGCCGTCGGTCTCACGATGGTGCTCAACGTATACAAACATTACAAAACCATTGACATTAGGAAGCTGAGGCGGTTGAAATGGTAG